TACCTCATCGCGACCACCCATGTTTCTCGCAGAGCAAGGCTTGTGCAAAAGGAAATTGAGCAATGGGCGAAAACAAATAACTGGCAGCGGTTGGAAATCATATATGCTGATACGTACAGCGTGGAATTCAAAGCTCATTTCCGCGATCGGAGCGGGAAAAAGCAGATCCATCATGAGAAATCTGCTTTTGTTTTTGAACAGGGTCGCTGGTACTATCTGGATGGTGAATTTGAAGATTTATAGCCATCCTTACGGTACTATTTGAGACAGTACTCCTTTTAGGAAAGTTTGGCTGGTGAAGGTGTATGATTTCTTGTAAATAAAAAAAATATGAGAAAGTTACATGGAAAAGGTACGGATAGGGTACTCGCCTTTCTGTTTGGGTTGCTTAATATTCTCCTGATTTTTTTGTTTGCCATCAGCGATGATTTCCTGCACTGGGCTTTTACCCGTCATCAAAATCAATGGAGCTGGTATATCCGCCCATTTTTTCTCATTCCCTTTTGTTTCAGTGCTTACAGGCACAGTTTTGCGGGTATGCTGGCGTCTGTTTTTCTATTGTTTACGAGTATGTTCTGGTTTCCGGAACCGGATAATATAGACCCCGATGTACGGATGTTTCTTCAATTTGAGATCAACTGGCTAAAGAGTCCCTGGGGGGCGGGCAAAATATTCTCGCTGTTTCTGATACCCTTGTCTTTCACCATGCTGGCTGTCGCCTTCTGGAAAAGAAGTTTTCCCTTCGGACTTGCCGTGCTGGCCTTCATGGCATTAGGGAAGATAGCCT
This portion of the Dyadobacter sp. CECT 9275 genome encodes:
- a CDS encoding YchJ family protein, translating into MKNCFCGSDEPFSRCCGQAIKGTVPSESAEKLMRSRYSAYVMAAVDYLIATTHVSRRARLVQKEIEQWAKTNNWQRLEIIYADTYSVEFKAHFRDRSGKKQIHHEKSAFVFEQGRWYYLDGEFEDL